From a region of the Thermosipho melanesiensis BI429 genome:
- a CDS encoding secondary thiamine-phosphate synthase enzyme YjbQ: MLYSFEVSTNARNMLVDITYKVNEVVKKSGVTSGICVVYVPHTTAAVTINENADPSVKRDIENTLSKVILPDWGYTHLEGNSDSHIKSTLVSPSITLIIDNGNLLLGTWQGVYFCEFDGPRRRKVYVKIISD; this comes from the coding sequence ATGTTATATTCATTTGAAGTAAGCACAAATGCAAGGAATATGCTTGTAGATATAACTTATAAAGTCAACGAGGTTGTGAAAAAGTCAGGAGTAACTTCCGGAATATGTGTGGTTTATGTTCCGCACACTACGGCGGCTGTTACAATAAATGAAAACGCAGATCCATCGGTAAAAAGGGATATAGAAAACACGTTAAGTAAGGTTATACTACCTGATTGGGGATATACTCATTTAGAGGGAAATTCTGATTCTCATATAAAATCAACGTTGGTATCACCTAGTATAACTTTGATAATTGATAATGGGAATCTTTTACTTGGGACTTGGCAAGGGGTTTATTTTTGCGAATTTGATGGCCCAAGAAGAAGGAAGGTTTATGTAAAAATTATTTCCGATTAG